From the genome of Amycolatopsis sp. NBC_01488, one region includes:
- a CDS encoding amidohydrolase family protein → MYEKDGEKYFVVDAHTHFWDASPDNWVKGQEEYAKGWIECFHAYQGLGPKETHWPIDRFQKYSEELMMHDLFEVGHVDTAIFQPTNLRQWYKNGFNTTEADAALAEKHPGKFLVNTTFDPREGDEGLKAFEERVKRYGCKGVKLYTAEWRGDSRGWSLKDPEAARYLEKCEELGVKNVHIHKGPTIWPLDKDAFDVSDVDHVATDFQGLNFIVEHVGLPRIEDFCFMATQERNVYAGLAVVVGGLMHARPKFFAKVMGELMFWLGEDKLIFGADYAIWEPKWQVEGFVDWNMPGDDELSDFPPLTVDQKKKILGLNAARLYDIDVPSELKLANPKDVEPVGVPNP, encoded by the coding sequence ATGTACGAAAAAGACGGCGAAAAGTACTTCGTAGTCGACGCCCACACCCACTTCTGGGACGCGAGCCCGGACAACTGGGTCAAGGGCCAGGAGGAATACGCCAAGGGGTGGATCGAGTGCTTCCACGCCTACCAGGGCCTGGGCCCGAAGGAGACGCACTGGCCGATCGACCGGTTCCAGAAGTACTCCGAGGAACTGATGATGCACGACCTGTTCGAGGTCGGGCACGTCGACACGGCCATCTTCCAGCCGACGAACCTGCGGCAGTGGTACAAGAACGGCTTCAACACCACCGAAGCCGACGCGGCGCTGGCCGAGAAGCACCCCGGCAAGTTCCTCGTGAACACCACCTTCGACCCGCGTGAAGGCGACGAGGGCCTGAAGGCGTTCGAGGAGCGCGTCAAGCGCTATGGCTGCAAGGGCGTCAAGCTCTACACGGCCGAGTGGCGCGGCGACTCCCGCGGCTGGAGCCTCAAGGACCCGGAAGCGGCCCGGTATCTCGAGAAGTGCGAGGAACTGGGCGTCAAGAACGTCCACATCCACAAGGGCCCGACGATCTGGCCGCTCGACAAGGACGCCTTCGACGTGTCCGATGTGGACCACGTGGCGACCGACTTCCAGGGCCTGAACTTCATCGTCGAGCACGTCGGCCTGCCGCGCATCGAGGACTTCTGCTTCATGGCCACCCAGGAGCGGAACGTCTACGCGGGCCTGGCCGTGGTGGTCGGCGGCCTGATGCACGCCCGCCCGAAGTTCTTCGCGAAGGTCATGGGCGAGCTGATGTTCTGGCTCGGCGAGGACAAGCTGATCTTCGGCGCCGACTACGCGATCTGGGAGCCCAAGTGGCAGGTCGAGGGCTTCGTCGACTGGAACATGCCCGGTGACGACGAGCTGTCGGACTTCCCGCCGCTGACCGTCGACCAGAAGAAGAAGATCCTCGGGCTGAACGCCGCCCGCCTGTACGACATCGACGTTCCCTCGGAGCTGAAACTCGCGAACCCGAAGGACGTCGAGCCCGTCGGCGTGCCGAACCCGTGA
- the helR gene encoding RNA polymerase recycling motor ATPase HelR produces the protein MSQGYEEELRSERDHVAGLYARLDAERARVKGEYEAALGGKGVGAMERDVGVRALGRQVQRLDVVDNGLCFGRLDAVSGEQSYIGRIGLFDEEDEYRPVLLDWRAPAARPFYTATGAHPEDMRRRRQFHTRGRRVLGFTDEDLGRPGGDAQGDAALLAAVNAPRGEGMRDIVATIQAEQDEIIRLDHPGVLVIEGGPGTGKTVVALHRVAYLLYTQRERMERHGALVVGPNPAFLDHIGRVLPSLGETDVVFTTTGGLVPGLRVTAEDAPETARLKGSLKILDVLKAAVADRQRLPAEPVPVVLKDVTVRIDAETAEWARQEARDSGLPHNEARAVFTEIVTYVLTERALGRIGQGWLSRDDRDEWESMRKGLLEDLAGDEKFTAALDELWPILTPEALLSSLYTAAPADSGLFRARGDAWTVSDVPLLDELTDLLGRDKTAEKAADAAAARERKAEAEYAAGVFETMKLDREEMDEDVMLSAENLLYAEDLADRFVEHDTRTLVERASADRDWTYRHVVVDEAQELSEMDWRVLMRRCPGRSFTVVGDLAQRRSAAGARSWGAMLAPYVADRWAYRSLTVNYRTPAEIMAVAAAVLADFAPDVVPPESVRACGVPPWSRQVTEEERATAIEEFVREEAGRAGTSVVIGPPGVPGAVPASDTKGLEFDAVLVVEPGAILAASAADLYVALTRATQRLGVLHEGALPPALSGLAEVVRR, from the coding sequence TTGTCTCAGGGGTACGAAGAAGAACTGCGGTCCGAACGCGACCACGTCGCCGGGCTGTACGCGCGGCTCGACGCCGAGCGCGCGCGGGTGAAGGGCGAGTACGAGGCGGCGCTCGGCGGCAAGGGCGTCGGCGCCATGGAACGGGACGTCGGCGTGCGCGCGCTCGGCCGGCAGGTGCAGCGGCTGGACGTCGTCGACAACGGGCTGTGCTTCGGGCGGCTGGACGCCGTCTCGGGCGAGCAGTCCTACATCGGCCGGATCGGGCTGTTCGACGAGGAGGACGAGTACCGGCCGGTGCTGCTCGACTGGCGGGCACCCGCGGCCCGCCCGTTCTACACCGCCACCGGCGCCCACCCGGAGGACATGCGCCGGCGGCGGCAGTTCCACACGCGCGGGCGGCGGGTGCTCGGGTTCACCGACGAGGACCTCGGCCGTCCGGGCGGGGACGCGCAGGGCGACGCGGCGCTGCTCGCCGCCGTCAACGCGCCGCGCGGCGAGGGGATGCGCGACATCGTCGCGACGATCCAGGCCGAGCAGGACGAGATCATCCGGCTCGACCACCCGGGCGTGCTGGTGATCGAAGGCGGCCCGGGCACCGGGAAGACGGTCGTGGCGCTGCACCGCGTCGCGTACCTGCTCTACACCCAGCGGGAGCGGATGGAACGCCACGGCGCGCTGGTGGTTGGGCCCAACCCGGCGTTCCTGGACCACATCGGCCGCGTCCTGCCCTCGCTGGGCGAGACCGACGTCGTGTTCACGACCACCGGCGGCCTCGTCCCCGGCCTGCGCGTCACCGCCGAGGACGCCCCGGAAACCGCGCGGCTCAAGGGATCGCTGAAGATCCTCGACGTGCTGAAGGCCGCGGTCGCCGACCGGCAGCGGCTCCCGGCCGAACCGGTGCCGGTCGTGCTCAAGGACGTCACCGTGCGGATCGACGCCGAGACCGCCGAGTGGGCCCGGCAGGAAGCCCGCGACAGCGGGCTGCCGCACAACGAGGCGCGCGCGGTGTTCACCGAGATCGTCACCTACGTGCTCACCGAACGCGCGCTCGGCCGGATCGGGCAGGGCTGGCTGAGCCGCGACGACCGCGACGAGTGGGAGAGCATGCGGAAGGGCCTGCTGGAAGACCTCGCCGGGGACGAGAAGTTCACCGCCGCGCTCGACGAGCTGTGGCCGATCCTGACGCCGGAAGCCCTGCTGTCGTCGCTGTACACGGCCGCCCCGGCGGATTCGGGGCTGTTCCGGGCCCGGGGTGACGCCTGGACCGTGTCGGACGTCCCGCTGCTCGACGAGCTGACCGACCTGCTGGGCCGCGACAAGACGGCCGAGAAGGCGGCCGACGCGGCGGCCGCGCGGGAGCGCAAGGCCGAGGCCGAGTACGCCGCCGGCGTCTTCGAGACGATGAAGCTGGACCGGGAGGAGATGGACGAGGACGTCATGCTGTCCGCGGAGAACCTGCTCTACGCCGAGGATCTCGCGGACCGGTTCGTCGAGCACGACACGCGCACGCTCGTCGAACGCGCCTCGGCGGACCGGGACTGGACCTACCGGCACGTCGTCGTCGACGAGGCCCAGGAACTGTCCGAAATGGACTGGCGGGTGCTGATGCGCCGCTGCCCGGGCCGGTCGTTCACGGTGGTGGGCGACCTCGCCCAGCGCCGGTCGGCGGCCGGGGCGCGGTCCTGGGGCGCGATGCTGGCGCCGTACGTCGCCGACCGGTGGGCCTACCGGTCGCTCACGGTCAACTACCGCACCCCGGCGGAGATCATGGCGGTCGCCGCGGCGGTGCTGGCGGACTTCGCCCCGGACGTCGTGCCGCCGGAATCGGTGCGCGCGTGCGGGGTCCCGCCGTGGTCCCGGCAGGTGACCGAGGAGGAACGGGCCACGGCGATCGAGGAGTTCGTCCGCGAGGAGGCCGGGCGCGCCGGCACCAGCGTCGTGATCGGGCCGCCGGGCGTGCCGGGCGCGGTGCCCGCGTCGGACACGAAGGGCCTGGAGTTCGACGCGGTGCTGGTGGTGGAGCCGGGCGCGATCCTCGCCGCCAGCGCGGCCGACCTCTACGTCGCGCTCACCCGGGCCACCCAGCGGCTCGGTGTGCTGCACGAAGGCGCGTTGCCGCCGGCGCTGAGCGGGCTCGCGGAGGTCGTCCGCCGCTAG
- the mimD gene encoding propane 2-monooxygenase effector subunit MimD, translated as MTVFKTAESPFKTNNTASNMCGFTLMNNQVGAIVAEVMSTKDNVTVTPLPSMIRVDAKGRTDLVYAEVDEAAGEEEGWFNAAEFEESMSTHYGRMIHEDDRTIMFANPEDAAEYLDFDLKVIK; from the coding sequence GTGACTGTCTTCAAGACCGCGGAAAGCCCGTTCAAGACGAACAACACCGCGTCCAACATGTGCGGGTTCACCCTGATGAACAACCAGGTCGGCGCGATCGTCGCCGAGGTCATGTCCACCAAGGACAACGTGACCGTGACACCGCTGCCGTCGATGATCCGCGTCGACGCGAAGGGCCGGACGGACCTGGTGTACGCCGAGGTCGACGAGGCCGCCGGCGAGGAAGAGGGCTGGTTCAACGCGGCCGAGTTCGAGGAGAGCATGTCCACCCACTACGGGCGGATGATCCACGAAGACGACCGCACGATCATGTTCGCCAACCCGGAGGACGCGGCCGAATACCTCGACTTCGATCTCAAGGTCATCAAGTAA
- a CDS encoding NAD(P)-dependent alcohol dehydrogenase, translating to MKAVRLQKYHQHPVIEEVPEPRATGPFDVVVKIGGAGVCRTDLHIIEEQWAEKSGVTLPYTIGHENAGWVHEVGPAVTNVEVGDTVILHPTPTCGLCHACRAGDDMHCPNGSFPGIDSDGGMAEFLLTSARACIKLDPATQPSDVAALADAGITAYHAVRKAVPLLYPGTTCVVNGAGGLGHIGIQSLKALTATRVIVVDRNADALELAATLGADETVLGDGKQVDAVLDLTGGNGAEVVLDFVAEQGAQQDAFAMTRRAGSHFVIGYGSNIDIPTIDIISTERNVIGNLVGTYNDLVELMVLAQAGQVTLHTKKYPLDAALDALADLDAGRVRGRAILTP from the coding sequence ATGAAGGCCGTGCGGCTGCAGAAGTACCACCAGCACCCGGTGATCGAAGAAGTGCCGGAGCCGCGCGCGACCGGGCCCTTCGACGTCGTGGTCAAGATCGGCGGCGCCGGCGTGTGCCGCACCGACCTGCACATCATCGAGGAGCAGTGGGCCGAGAAGTCCGGCGTCACGCTGCCGTACACGATCGGCCACGAGAACGCCGGCTGGGTGCACGAGGTCGGCCCGGCGGTGACGAACGTCGAGGTCGGCGACACGGTCATCCTGCACCCGACGCCGACGTGCGGGCTCTGCCACGCCTGCCGCGCGGGCGACGACATGCACTGCCCGAACGGGAGCTTCCCGGGCATCGACTCCGACGGCGGCATGGCGGAATTCCTGCTGACGTCGGCGCGGGCGTGCATCAAGCTCGACCCGGCGACCCAGCCCAGTGATGTCGCCGCGCTCGCCGACGCGGGCATCACCGCCTACCACGCGGTGCGCAAGGCCGTCCCGCTGCTGTACCCGGGCACCACCTGCGTCGTCAACGGCGCCGGTGGCCTCGGGCACATCGGCATCCAGTCGCTCAAGGCCCTCACCGCGACCCGCGTGATCGTGGTCGACCGCAACGCCGACGCGCTGGAGCTGGCCGCCACCCTGGGCGCCGACGAAACGGTGCTGGGCGACGGCAAGCAGGTCGACGCGGTGCTCGACCTGACCGGCGGCAACGGTGCCGAGGTCGTGCTCGACTTCGTCGCCGAGCAGGGTGCCCAGCAGGACGCGTTCGCGATGACCCGGCGCGCCGGGTCGCACTTCGTGATCGGCTACGGCAGCAACATCGACATCCCGACCATCGACATCATCTCCACCGAGCGCAACGTCATCGGCAACCTGGTCGGCACCTACAACGACCTGGTGGAGCTGATGGTGCTCGCCCAGGCCGGGCAGGTCACGCTCCACACGAAGAAGTACCCGCTGGACGCGGCTCTCGACGCACTGGCCGACCTCGACGCCGGTCGCGTGCGCGGTCGGGCCATCCTCACCCCCTAG
- the rox gene encoding rifampin monooxygenase — protein sequence MFDVIIAGGGPTGVMLAAELRLHGADVVVLERDAEPTKVVRALGLHARSIEVMDQRGLLERFLELGTKYPVGGFFAGIPKPSPEKLDTAHGYTLGIHQPVIDRLLTEHAIQLGAEIRRGREVIGLAQDDEGVTVELAGGERLRARFLVGCDGGRSTVRKLLGVGFPGEPSRIETLLGEVEVAVSREEIDTANIEVRKTQKRFGFMPVEGGTYRVGVPADGVAEDRRTAPTLDELKEQLRKVAGTDFGVHSPRWLSRFGDATRQAERYRVGRVLLAGDAAHIHPPVGGQGLNLGVQDAFNLGWKLAAAVAGWAPDGLLDSYQAERHPVAEEVLNNTRAQMELMLLEPGPQAARRLVAELMEFDEVNRYLTEKIIAIGIRYDFGEGHALLGRRLRDVELKQGRLYGLMHEGRGLLLDQTGSLSVAGWEKRVDHVVDVSEELDVPAVLLRPDGHVVWAGEDGAELPGVLRKWFGAPA from the coding sequence TTGTTCGACGTGATCATCGCCGGCGGCGGGCCGACCGGCGTGATGCTGGCGGCGGAGCTGCGGCTGCACGGGGCCGACGTCGTGGTGCTCGAGCGCGACGCGGAGCCGACGAAGGTCGTCCGCGCGCTCGGCCTGCACGCGCGCAGCATCGAAGTGATGGACCAGCGGGGGCTGCTGGAGCGGTTCCTCGAGCTGGGCACGAAGTACCCGGTCGGGGGTTTCTTCGCCGGGATCCCGAAGCCGTCGCCGGAGAAGCTGGACACCGCGCACGGCTACACGCTCGGCATCCACCAGCCCGTCATCGACCGCCTGCTGACCGAGCACGCGATCCAACTGGGCGCCGAGATCCGGCGCGGCCGCGAGGTGATCGGGCTGGCGCAGGACGACGAGGGCGTCACGGTCGAGCTGGCCGGCGGAGAACGACTGCGGGCGCGGTTCCTCGTCGGCTGCGACGGCGGCCGCAGCACCGTGCGCAAGCTGCTCGGCGTCGGCTTCCCCGGCGAACCGAGCCGGATCGAGACGCTGCTGGGCGAAGTCGAGGTGGCCGTCTCGCGGGAGGAGATCGACACCGCGAACATCGAGGTCCGCAAGACCCAGAAGCGGTTCGGCTTCATGCCCGTCGAGGGCGGCACGTACCGCGTCGGCGTCCCGGCCGACGGGGTCGCCGAGGACCGGCGGACCGCGCCGACCCTCGACGAACTCAAGGAGCAGCTGCGGAAGGTCGCCGGCACCGACTTCGGCGTGCACTCGCCGCGCTGGCTCTCGCGCTTCGGCGACGCCACCCGGCAGGCCGAGCGCTACCGGGTCGGCCGGGTGCTGCTGGCCGGCGACGCGGCGCACATCCACCCACCGGTCGGCGGGCAGGGGCTCAACCTCGGTGTCCAGGACGCGTTCAACCTCGGCTGGAAGCTGGCCGCGGCGGTCGCCGGCTGGGCGCCGGACGGGCTGCTCGACAGCTACCAGGCCGAGCGCCACCCGGTGGCCGAGGAGGTGCTGAACAACACGCGGGCGCAGATGGAGCTGATGCTGCTCGAGCCGGGCCCGCAGGCCGCGCGCCGGCTGGTGGCGGAGCTGATGGAGTTCGACGAGGTCAACCGGTACCTCACCGAGAAGATCATCGCGATCGGCATCCGCTACGACTTCGGCGAGGGGCACGCTCTGCTGGGCCGTCGGCTGCGGGACGTCGAGCTGAAGCAGGGCCGGCTCTACGGCCTGATGCACGAAGGCCGCGGCCTCCTGCTCGACCAGACCGGCTCGCTTTCGGTGGCGGGCTGGGAAAAGCGGGTCGACCACGTCGTCGACGTCAGCGAAGAGCTGGACGTGCCCGCGGTGCTGCTGCGGCCGGACGGCCACGTCGTCTGGGCCGGCGAAGACGGGGCCGAGCTGCCCGGCGTGCTGCGGAAGTGGTTCGGCGCGCCCGCCTGA
- a CDS encoding GNAT family N-acetyltransferase, which yields MTAVIDIRELGDHPADRERVAALVAACSPESLRLRFLMGGPAEPGDVFRRYRRFLLAGTPALLAVRDGRPVGLLNFVAETPGEAEIGVLVADPWQRQGIGSALTRWLWASGQWPGWTVRATVRAGNTGAETLLLRQGFRPVPTYERGERDFALVVPDWATMTGVMKEAVDDQDAAGADGAQRRAAGADPGCRGNWHAGRGRARRGAAGVPAALLPGR from the coding sequence ATGACAGCTGTCATAGACATCCGGGAGCTGGGTGACCACCCGGCGGACCGGGAGCGCGTCGCCGCGCTGGTCGCGGCCTGCTCGCCGGAGAGCCTCCGGCTGCGGTTCCTGATGGGCGGCCCGGCCGAGCCGGGCGACGTCTTCCGGCGCTACCGGCGGTTCCTGCTGGCGGGAACGCCCGCGCTGCTGGCCGTTCGCGACGGGCGGCCGGTGGGGCTGCTCAACTTCGTCGCGGAGACCCCGGGCGAAGCCGAGATCGGCGTCCTCGTCGCCGATCCCTGGCAGCGACAGGGAATCGGCAGCGCGTTGACGCGCTGGCTGTGGGCGTCCGGGCAGTGGCCGGGCTGGACGGTGCGGGCCACCGTGCGGGCCGGCAACACCGGTGCGGAAACGCTGCTGCTGCGCCAAGGGTTCCGGCCCGTGCCGACGTACGAACGCGGCGAGCGGGACTTCGCCCTGGTCGTCCCGGACTGGGCTACCATGACAGGTGTCATGAAGGAGGCGGTCGATGACCAGGACGCCGCGGGAGCGGATGGTGCTCAGCGCCGCGCAGCTGGTGCGGATCCAGGGTGTCGGGGCAACTGGCATGCGGGACGTGGTCGCGCACGCCGAGGCGCCGCGGGGGTCCCTGCAGCACTACTTCCCGGGCGGTAA
- a CDS encoding toluene hydroxylase: MTATQERSVPKPTFTDAEAGAKVFPDSDARRFNYFSAAKRKQSHYEDVTVEVQPDPRHYLSQGWLYAFADGKAGYPLEWTALKAWGSDRPVPERSPGSGGKGYDWPALGWHEFRDPNEEWELTLYRYNANVVRQLNQNVDAARQAKAFEQWNRNWIDFVAKHVGAWMHVDHGLGLYLYANANRRAPTNMHNNAISVNSMHRIRAAQDLALYNLTLTEEVEGFDGSAHLTTWAEDPAWQGVRETAEQLTGIWDWCEAIFAANIVFEPLVGELFRSNLVQQAAPANGDFVTPTLIGAEEFDFSERDLRYTKAMFHLLINDKEFAGHNQALLQKWLEDWVPKSIAAARALQPLWSQPDAKPIRFEDGLDRAKSRFAGILSELGLKAPEELGQ; the protein is encoded by the coding sequence ATGACAGCCACCCAAGAACGCAGCGTGCCGAAGCCGACGTTCACCGACGCCGAGGCGGGCGCGAAGGTCTTCCCCGACTCCGACGCCCGGCGGTTCAACTACTTCAGCGCCGCCAAGCGCAAGCAGAGCCACTACGAAGACGTCACCGTCGAGGTCCAGCCCGACCCGCGCCATTACCTGTCCCAGGGCTGGCTCTACGCCTTCGCCGACGGCAAGGCCGGGTACCCGCTGGAGTGGACCGCGCTCAAGGCGTGGGGTTCGGACCGGCCGGTGCCCGAACGCAGCCCCGGTTCCGGCGGCAAGGGCTACGACTGGCCGGCCCTCGGCTGGCACGAGTTCCGCGACCCCAACGAGGAGTGGGAGCTCACCCTCTACCGGTACAACGCGAACGTCGTGCGCCAGCTCAACCAGAACGTCGACGCCGCGCGGCAGGCCAAGGCGTTCGAGCAGTGGAACCGCAACTGGATCGACTTCGTCGCCAAGCACGTCGGCGCGTGGATGCACGTCGACCACGGCCTCGGCCTCTACTTGTACGCCAACGCGAACCGGCGTGCGCCGACGAACATGCACAACAACGCGATCTCGGTGAACAGCATGCACCGCATCCGCGCGGCGCAGGACCTGGCGCTGTACAACCTGACGCTCACCGAAGAGGTCGAGGGCTTCGACGGCTCGGCGCACCTGACGACGTGGGCCGAGGACCCGGCCTGGCAGGGCGTGCGGGAGACCGCCGAACAGCTGACCGGCATCTGGGACTGGTGCGAGGCGATCTTCGCCGCGAACATCGTCTTCGAGCCCCTGGTCGGCGAGCTGTTCCGCAGCAACCTCGTCCAGCAGGCCGCGCCCGCGAACGGCGACTTCGTCACCCCGACGCTGATCGGCGCCGAGGAGTTCGACTTCTCCGAACGCGACCTCCGCTACACGAAGGCGATGTTCCACCTGCTGATCAACGACAAGGAGTTCGCCGGGCACAACCAGGCGCTGCTGCAGAAGTGGCTCGAGGACTGGGTGCCGAAGAGCATCGCCGCCGCCCGCGCGCTGCAGCCGCTGTGGTCGCAGCCCGACGCCAAGCCGATCCGGTTCGAGGACGGCCTCGACCGGGCGAAGAGCCGGTTCGCCGGAATCCTGTCCGAATTGGGCCTCAAGGCACCCGAGGAGCTGGGCCAGTGA
- a CDS encoding iron-sulfur cluster assembly protein, protein MTALDDRIVRADHAAVWSALGTVRDPELDEPLTDLGFVARCEVSAAGHAVIRLRLPTYFCAPNFAFLMVADAYDAVAGVPGLTGLDIRLDDHFAADVINRGVAARQGFVASFEGEAVDELDSLRHDFVRKAVLAGTDRVCRSLGGRDPRSLTLGDVPPSPDLERLRARRRELGLPAEDGDPLLLDPATGRAVDPADAKRHLAFARLTRTSMEANSGVCRGMLRARYSLTAEEEGTG, encoded by the coding sequence GTGACGGCCCTCGACGACCGGATCGTCCGCGCCGACCACGCCGCGGTGTGGTCGGCGCTGGGCACCGTCCGGGATCCCGAACTGGACGAACCCCTCACCGACCTCGGGTTCGTGGCCCGCTGCGAGGTGAGCGCGGCGGGCCACGCCGTCATCCGCCTGCGGCTGCCGACGTACTTCTGCGCGCCCAACTTCGCGTTCCTGATGGTCGCGGACGCCTACGACGCCGTCGCCGGCGTGCCGGGCCTGACCGGGCTCGACATCCGGCTCGACGACCACTTCGCCGCCGACGTCATCAACCGCGGGGTGGCGGCGCGGCAGGGGTTCGTCGCGTCGTTCGAAGGCGAGGCCGTCGACGAGCTGGACAGCCTGCGCCACGACTTCGTGCGCAAGGCCGTGCTGGCCGGCACCGACCGCGTCTGCCGGTCCCTGGGTGGCCGCGACCCGCGGTCGCTGACCCTCGGCGACGTCCCGCCGAGCCCGGACCTCGAGCGGCTGCGGGCGCGCCGCCGCGAACTGGGCCTGCCCGCCGAGGACGGCGACCCGCTGCTGCTCGACCCGGCCACCGGGCGAGCGGTCGACCCCGCCGACGCGAAGCGCCACCTGGCCTTCGCCCGGCTGACCCGCACGAGCATGGAAGCCAACTCCGGGGTGTGCCGCGGCATGCTGCGCGCGCGGTATTCCCTGACCGCTGAAGAGGAGGGCACGGGATGA
- the groL gene encoding chaperonin GroEL (60 kDa chaperone family; promotes refolding of misfolded polypeptides especially under stressful conditions; forms two stacked rings of heptamers to form a barrel-shaped 14mer; ends can be capped by GroES; misfolded proteins enter the barrel where they are refolded when GroES binds), with protein sequence MAKELRFGSDARDLLLAGVDKLAEAVKSTLGPKGRNVIIEKITGSPVVTNDGVTIAREIHLKNQFENMGAQLVKEAAIKTNDVVGDGTTTATVLAQAIVHEGMRAIAGGGNPVLVKRGIDHAVGLLVAHLEKQAHPVVSEQDYARVAAISANDDDTVGAVIAKALHTVGDGGVVTVEESPSIGMSVDFVEGFEFDNGYLSPYLVTDPGRLEAVLDDPYILMCAEKITKVQQLMPLLDKVMRAPRPLVVIAETIEGTALSMLVHNHLNGTFQSVAVRAPGFGDRRLHKLEDLAAIVGGAVLSRQSGFSMETMTLEHLGRAKQVRVTENRTTIVGGAGSSDAVEFRVGQLRAELERAQFGVDEDVLTERIGALTGKVAVVRVGAATPAELKELQHRVEDALSATRAAMAEGIVAGGGAALLHAEKALEELGLEGDQAIGVEIVRRALAEPAFLIAHNAGHPAHEIVARTRELGDDEGFDALHDRYGDMIAMGVVDPLRVCRSAVQNGASVAGLLLTTNSLIAEEQTPWGGSAALMTEFGPLDEGLHQPSPDASTPQSLGMGPSVG encoded by the coding sequence ATGGCGAAGGAACTGCGGTTCGGCTCGGACGCCCGCGACCTGCTGCTGGCGGGCGTCGACAAGCTGGCCGAAGCGGTCAAGTCCACGTTGGGTCCCAAGGGCCGCAACGTGATCATCGAGAAGATCACCGGCTCGCCGGTGGTCACCAACGACGGCGTCACCATCGCCCGCGAGATCCACCTGAAGAACCAGTTCGAGAACATGGGCGCGCAGCTGGTCAAGGAAGCGGCGATCAAGACCAACGACGTCGTCGGCGACGGCACCACCACGGCCACCGTGCTCGCCCAGGCCATCGTCCACGAAGGCATGCGGGCGATCGCGGGCGGCGGCAACCCGGTGCTCGTCAAGCGCGGCATCGACCACGCCGTCGGGCTGCTGGTGGCGCACCTGGAGAAGCAGGCGCACCCGGTGGTGTCCGAACAGGACTACGCGCGGGTCGCGGCGATCTCCGCCAACGACGACGACACGGTCGGCGCGGTCATCGCGAAGGCGCTGCACACCGTCGGCGACGGCGGGGTGGTGACGGTCGAGGAGTCGCCGTCGATCGGGATGAGCGTCGACTTCGTCGAGGGCTTCGAGTTCGACAACGGCTACCTCTCGCCGTACCTGGTCACCGACCCGGGCCGGCTCGAGGCGGTGCTCGACGACCCGTACATCCTCATGTGCGCCGAGAAGATCACCAAGGTCCAGCAGCTGATGCCGTTGCTGGACAAGGTGATGCGCGCGCCGCGGCCGCTCGTCGTCATCGCCGAGACGATCGAAGGCACCGCGCTGTCCATGCTGGTGCACAACCACCTGAACGGCACGTTCCAGTCGGTCGCGGTCCGCGCGCCCGGCTTCGGCGACCGGCGGCTGCACAAGCTGGAGGACCTCGCGGCCATCGTCGGCGGCGCGGTGCTCTCGCGGCAGTCCGGGTTCTCGATGGAGACGATGACGCTGGAGCACCTCGGCCGGGCCAAGCAGGTCCGGGTCACCGAGAACCGCACCACGATCGTCGGCGGCGCGGGCTCGTCCGACGCCGTCGAGTTCCGGGTCGGCCAGCTGCGCGCGGAGCTGGAGCGCGCGCAGTTCGGCGTCGACGAAGACGTCCTGACCGAGCGGATCGGCGCCCTGACCGGCAAGGTCGCGGTGGTCCGCGTCGGCGCGGCGACCCCGGCCGAGCTGAAGGAGCTGCAGCACCGGGTCGAGGACGCCCTGTCGGCGACCCGGGCGGCGATGGCCGAGGGCATCGTGGCCGGCGGGGGAGCGGCACTGCTCCACGCGGAGAAGGCGCTGGAGGAGCTGGGACTGGAAGGCGACCAGGCGATCGGCGTGGAGATCGTCCGGCGGGCGCTGGCCGAACCGGCGTTCCTCATCGCGCACAACGCGGGCCACCCGGCGCACGAGATCGTGGCGCGCACCCGGGAGCTCGGCGACGACGAGGGCTTCGACGCGCTGCACGACCGCTACGGCGACATGATCGCGATGGGCGTCGTCGACCCGCTGCGGGTGTGCCGCTCGGCGGTGCAGAACGGGGCGTCGGTGGCGGGCCTGCTGCTGACGACGAACTCGCTGATCGCCGAGGAGCAGACCCCGTGGGGTGGCAGCGCGGCGCTGATGACCGAGTTCGGCCCGCTGGACGAGGGCCTGCACCAGCCCTCGCCCGACGCGAGCACGCCGCAGTCCCTCGGGATGGGCCCCTCCGTCGGCTGA